TCATCGGATTGCACAATGCAGACGAGACTGCGCTCAAATGCGTCGGAATGCTTCATGACGATATTCGCCCAGATGTGACACCGACCACTTCTGTCGATGTCATCAAGATGGATGGAAAGGATATCATCGAGATCATTGTGCAGGAAGGAACGTCCAAACCATACTATCTAAGACAGAAAGGAATGCGTGCCGAAGGCGTATACATCCGTCGCGGCCCATCATCCACCCCCGCCACGGACGAACAGTTCAATCAGATGATACGCAGAGCACGTTCCAAAGAGTATGAATCACTCAGATCATTCAGACAAGACCTGACATTCACATACGCCGAGAACGTCTTCCACAGATCCGGATTGGCATTCGATGATGCACACATGAACATGCTCGGAATGATGGACCAGGACGGGTACACAAACCTGGGATTCCTCCTGTCCGACCAATGCGACTTCCAGATGAAAGCCGCGGTCTTCATGGATGAACACAGGACCGGCTTCATCGACCGCCAGGAGATATCGGGCTCTCTTCTCAGACAGTACGATGATGCAATGATGTTCATCCGTAGGCACACCACCGTATCTTCGGAGATCGTCGGTACCAAGAGGAACGACCATTACGATTTCCCCACCGAGGCTGTCAGGGAGATCGTCCTTAACGCCATCATCCACAGAGATTACACCTCCAGCGGTACCACCCTGATATCGATGTACGGTGACAAGCTGGAAATCGCCTCTCCGGGAACCATCATGGAGGACATCTCACGCGAAGACATGTTCAAAGGGGTCTCGTTCCCCCGCAACAGGAAGCTGTCAGAGGTCTTCTACAGACTGGGCCTCGTGGAAGCCTATGGCTCCGGAATCCCGCGTATAATGGGCATATACTCGGACTCGGAAAGACACCCGGAATTCGATATAACTCCGGCAGTATTCCGCGTTACTATCTATTCCAAGAACGGATTCAAGGACATTTCCCTGAAGAAAGGAGATGTCCTGACCAGGTCCGACATTGAGGAACGCTTGGGCGTGAGCAAATCAAAAGCGACCATGATCGTCAACGAGATGGTCGACAATAACAAGCTGGAACGGATCGGTGTCGGGAAGTCAACGCGTTATGTGGTGCTCTGAGTCTGAAGAACTACCCTCACTCGAACATATCTTTGGGCGTCACGAGCTCTATACCCGATGACTCCGCCACCTCCATCAGCTCATCGGTGAATCCCGAACGGGAGAACATGCAGTATCTGATGTTATAGCAGTTCTTCAGGGATGCCGTATTCTTCCTGAGCTCCTCGAACTCCCTCACACCGGCCTCCTTGTTGCGGAACTTGTATTCGCAGACCAGATGGTATTCGCCGTCACCGTCGTCACATAGCGCTATGATGTCGATATCGGTATGCTCCCCGGCAACCTTGCCCCACCAGGAACCCACCTCCTTGCAATGATGCTTGGATCTGACATACTGCATGCATTCATCCTCGAAGGCAGGACCGTAGAAACTGCCGATCTCCTGCATAATCGCATTGTATCCGAAATCCCTGTCGGGATCCGATACGGCAGATATGTTGGGCAGTATGACATCGCTATGGAGCCTGATCAGCCCATCAGATACTCTAAAGAGCTGTTCCTTTCTCGGTGCCCCGCACATCGGATAGACCTTGGAGACGATCCCGATCCTCTCCATCTTCGATAGATTGTTCAGACAGGATTCAGGACTCTGACCGATGTATTCCGCAATCTCCTTGATGGTGACGCGTCCCTTCGATATGGCCCCGATTATCCTCAGATTGGTCTGGATGGGTGCAAGCTCGCGGATTACGGTATTATCTGCCTCCTCGCGCAGCGGCGCCAGTGGACCCAATAGAGAATTCTTGATGCATTCCTCTGCTGTGTCCCCAGACATCAGTATGTGATAGAGCGGGACCCCTCCGGCTATGGCATACACCCTCAGGAGATCCTCCTCGCTCAATTTTGGATGGAATGCCCTGCATTCCTTGTATGGCAACGGCCCTACCGAAATGGGTCCGATGAAACGCTTGTACAGAGGGCCTTTGGTATCGTTGAATATGTCTCCCATGACTGTCACGGCGGACCCGCAGATGATCAGCATAGCGTTCATGTCCTGGAGATCGTGATCTATGAAGATCTGCAGATACGAATTGCAGGCCGGTTCCGTCTCATACAAATAGGAGTACTCATCGATAACGATGACCATACGGTCATCCTCCCTATCCAATCCCCTGAAGCGCTCCAGGATATCCTGGAATCCTCTGGAATGCGTCGGGCCTTCTCCCAGATACTTATCCAGGGACCTGTCGAAGGACTCTATGGATTTCTCGTAAGAATCCTCGACGGCGGTGAGGATCACGTGCGGTTTGCCTTCGCAGAACTTCCTGATGATGGCGGTCTTACCGATACGTCTCCTTCCCCAGAGGGCCATGGTCCTGATCCCTCTGTTGGAATACCTCCTCTCCATCTCCTCGAGATAGATCTCTCTGCCGACCAATTCCATATGGACACTTCCTTCCAACATCATGTAATCATCACAACTAAATAAAAATTTAGTTAAATTATTTTACTAAAATTAATTTTAGTTATAGAAAATATCATATGAGCCAGATTTACAAATATTGACTTGGAACCCAACTATCGCCTTGGGTTATACTTTTTATCTTTTCACAAAATAAGGAGGAACAATGTCCAAAGTCTCCATCATCATGGGAAGCAAGAGCGACCTTCCTGTCGCAGAGAAGGCCATATCGATCCTGAAGAAGTTCGGCGTCGCTTTCGATATAGATGTGGCATCGGCCCACAGGACCCCCCACAGGGTAGAGGAGCTGGTAACGAAGAGCGATGCTGATGTGTTCATCGCCATCGCAGGACTCTCCGCGGCACTGCCAGGAGTGATCGCATCGTTCACCACCAAGCCCGTCATAGGGGTTCCAGTAAGCGGAACGCTCAGCTACGACGCACTACTTTCCATCGTCCAGATGCCTCCAGGGATCCCTGTGGCATCTGTAGGTCTCGACCGCGGGGACAATGCGGCCGTGCTTGCG
This region of Thermoplasmata archaeon genomic DNA includes:
- a CDS encoding AAA family ATPase — translated: MAEDLHTEYKSEFSDKIAKSVVAFSNGDGGVILIGIDDDGNIIGLHNADETALKCVGMLHDDIRPDVTPTTSVDVIKMDGKDIIEIIVQEGTSKPYYLRQKGMRAEGVYIRRGPSSTPATDEQFNQMIRRARSKEYESLRSFRQDLTFTYAENVFHRSGLAFDDAHMNMLGMMDQDGYTNLGFLLSDQCDFQMKAAVFMDEHRTGFIDRQEISGSLLRQYDDAMMFIRRHTTVSSEIVGTKRNDHYDFPTEAVREIVLNAIIHRDYTSSGTTLISMYGDKLEIASPGTIMEDISREDMFKGVSFPRNRKLSEVFYRLGLVEAYGSGIPRIMGIYSDSERHPEFDITPAVFRVTIYSKNGFKDISLKKGDVLTRSDIEERLGVSKSKATMIVNEMVDNNKLERIGVGKSTRYVVL
- the purE gene encoding 5-(carboxyamino)imidazole ribonucleotide mutase, which translates into the protein MSKVSIIMGSKSDLPVAEKAISILKKFGVAFDIDVASAHRTPHRVEELVTKSDADVFIAIAGLSAALPGVIASFTTKPVIGVPVSGTLSYDALLSIVQMPPGIPVASVGLDRGDNAAVLAIEMLAIGCPDLQKKLSDYRQEQADKVIADSKKVKEDVGC